Proteins co-encoded in one Kutzneria chonburiensis genomic window:
- a CDS encoding DNA polymerase beta superfamily protein, with the protein MTAVDVPGLREVVAEQPYQLLFATVSGAHLYGFPSADSDVDLRGVHLLPADEVVGLRHGPETLERMWLRDGVELDLVTHDLLKFARLLLRPNGYVLEQLLSPLVVQTSDAHAELSGFAAGCVTSRHAHHYRGFARTQWQLFGRTNELKPLLYTFRALLTGIHLMRTGTIEADLSVLVSELHGPSFLPDLITAKAAGEHLTLSGGPSSELLWRTYERWLDELVAAQEKSTLSEQPSAEPQLHDFVVQLRLKA; encoded by the coding sequence GTGACTGCGGTGGACGTTCCCGGGCTGCGTGAGGTTGTCGCCGAGCAGCCGTACCAGCTGCTGTTCGCGACCGTGTCCGGCGCGCACCTGTACGGCTTCCCGTCGGCCGACTCCGATGTGGACCTGCGCGGCGTGCATCTGCTGCCGGCCGACGAGGTCGTCGGGTTGCGGCACGGGCCGGAGACCCTGGAGCGGATGTGGCTGCGGGACGGCGTCGAGCTGGACCTGGTCACCCACGACCTGCTCAAGTTCGCCCGGCTCTTGTTGCGCCCCAACGGTTACGTCCTGGAGCAGCTGCTGTCGCCGCTGGTCGTGCAGACCTCGGACGCCCATGCCGAGCTGTCCGGCTTCGCCGCCGGCTGTGTCACTTCCCGGCATGCCCACCACTACCGCGGCTTCGCCCGGACCCAGTGGCAGCTGTTCGGCCGTACCAACGAGCTCAAGCCCCTGCTCTACACCTTCCGGGCCCTGCTCACCGGCATCCACCTGATGCGCACCGGCACCATCGAGGCCGACCTGTCCGTGCTGGTGTCGGAGCTACACGGCCCGTCGTTCCTGCCCGACCTGATCACGGCCAAAGCCGCCGGCGAGCACCTCACCCTGTCCGGCGGGCCGTCGTCCGAGCTGCTGTGGCGGACCTACGAGCGCTGGCTCGACGAGCTCGTCGCCGCCCAGGAGAAGTCCACCCTGTCCGAGCAGCCCTCAGCCGAGCCGCAGCTGCACGACTTCGTGGTTCAGCTGCGGCTCAAGGCCTGA
- a CDS encoding DNA polymerase beta superfamily protein: MIEHTVLSVIVGSRAQGLDTDESDVDRRGVYVPPTRLFWAFEKPPSSIDGPEQERLSWEVEHFLALGLKANPNVLEVLASDLVETCTPLGEELRALLPMLLSQRIADTYRRATAQQFARASAAMASGGTPRWKQVMHVIRLLTQCDHALATGELTLNVGEHRAQLLAVRDGDVPWKDVSKWVEDLRDRTARAVLRSPLPAVPDTAAVEDWLVSVRRRSALEDQ; this comes from the coding sequence ATGATCGAGCACACCGTGTTGTCCGTGATCGTCGGCTCCCGCGCGCAGGGACTCGACACCGACGAGTCCGATGTGGACCGTCGGGGCGTCTACGTGCCGCCGACCAGGTTGTTCTGGGCCTTCGAGAAGCCGCCGTCGTCGATCGACGGGCCCGAGCAGGAGCGGTTGAGCTGGGAGGTCGAGCACTTCCTGGCGTTGGGGCTGAAGGCCAACCCCAACGTGCTGGAAGTGCTCGCCTCCGACTTGGTCGAGACGTGCACGCCGCTCGGCGAGGAGCTGCGGGCTCTGTTGCCGATGCTGCTGTCCCAGCGGATCGCCGACACGTACCGCCGGGCCACCGCACAGCAGTTCGCGCGCGCGTCGGCCGCCATGGCCAGTGGCGGCACGCCCCGGTGGAAGCAGGTCATGCACGTGATCCGGCTGCTGACCCAGTGCGACCACGCGCTGGCCACCGGCGAGCTCACGCTGAACGTCGGCGAGCACCGGGCGCAGCTGTTGGCCGTGCGCGACGGGGACGTGCCGTGGAAGGACGTATCGAAGTGGGTGGAGGATCTGCGCGACCGCACCGCGCGGGCCGTGCTCCGCTCACCGCTGCCCGCGGTGCCCGACACCGCGGCCGTCGAGGACTGGCTGGTGTCGGTGCGCCGGAGATCCGCTTTGGAGGACCAGTGA
- a CDS encoding polynucleotide kinase-phosphatase, which produces MSELVIPQLSLVALVGASGSGKSTFARKHFLGTEVISSDHCRGLVSDDDNDQSATGDAFDVLHYIAGKRLHNGRLTVVDATNVQREGRASLVRLAREHDVLPVAIVLDLPESVCFERNRARPDRDFGVHVIRRQRNDLRRSLRFLEKEGFRRVHVLRTVEEVDAATIRREPLVNDRRGETGPFDIIGDVHGCRLELTELLTRLGYRVEGDFAEHPAGRRAVFVGDLVDRGPDTPGVLRLVMNMVAAGTALCVAGNHENKLVRALRGRNVQVTHGLAESLAQLAEQSEEFRKQAERFCYDLVSHYVLDGGKLVVAHAGLPERFQGRASGRVRSFALYGETTGETDEYGLPVRYPWANDYRGSATVVYGHTPVPSAEWVNNTICLDTGCVFGGQLTALRYPERELVSVAAQQVWYEPVRPLVTEEPVRPPEELDLTDVIGKRTVQTGAHGRLTVRAENAAAAIEVMSRFAIEPAKLLYLPPTMAPVATSTRPEVLEHPEEAFSGYLHDGVDRVVCEEKHMGSRAVVLVSRDDGAVHTRTGRSFFDEELTGQLLERIRSAVEKSALWSTLDSDWLLLDCELLPWNAKAGKLIQEQYAAVGAAASSALPVAVDALREASGRGVDVTELLTRTESRADNAVAYREAYERYCWPTEGLNGVRIAPFQLLASEGATYHDRPHSWHLSVAEQLSAADPELFATTANLTVDTTDAESVRAGVRWWEELTAAGGEGMVVKPLANMMRGRRGLVQPGLKVRGREYLRIIYGPDYTEPGNIDRLRQRGLAAKRSLAAREYALGLEGLERLARGEPLWRVHECVFAVLALESEPVDPRL; this is translated from the coding sequence ATGAGCGAGCTGGTCATTCCGCAGTTGTCGCTGGTCGCGCTGGTCGGCGCCTCCGGATCGGGCAAGTCCACCTTCGCCCGCAAGCACTTCCTGGGCACCGAGGTGATCTCCAGTGATCACTGCCGCGGCCTGGTGTCCGACGACGACAACGACCAGTCGGCCACCGGCGACGCGTTCGACGTGCTGCACTACATCGCCGGCAAGCGGCTGCACAACGGGCGGCTGACCGTGGTCGACGCGACCAACGTGCAGCGCGAGGGGCGGGCGTCGCTGGTGCGGCTGGCCCGCGAGCACGACGTGCTGCCGGTGGCGATCGTGCTGGACCTGCCGGAGTCCGTGTGCTTCGAGCGCAACCGGGCCCGGCCCGACCGAGACTTCGGTGTGCACGTGATCCGACGCCAGCGCAACGACCTGCGCCGGTCGCTGCGCTTCCTGGAGAAGGAGGGCTTCCGCCGCGTCCACGTGCTGCGCACGGTCGAGGAGGTCGATGCGGCGACGATCCGCCGCGAGCCGCTGGTCAACGACCGTCGGGGCGAGACCGGGCCGTTCGACATCATCGGCGACGTGCACGGCTGCCGCCTCGAGTTGACGGAACTGTTGACGCGGCTGGGATATCGCGTGGAAGGCGACTTCGCCGAGCACCCGGCCGGCCGGCGCGCGGTGTTCGTCGGCGACCTGGTCGACCGCGGCCCGGACACGCCGGGCGTGCTGCGGCTGGTGATGAACATGGTCGCCGCCGGCACGGCGCTGTGCGTGGCCGGAAACCACGAGAACAAGCTCGTCCGGGCCCTGCGCGGACGCAACGTGCAGGTGACGCACGGGCTGGCCGAATCGCTGGCCCAGCTCGCCGAGCAGTCCGAGGAGTTCCGGAAGCAGGCCGAGCGGTTCTGCTACGACCTCGTGTCGCACTACGTGCTGGACGGCGGCAAGCTGGTCGTCGCGCACGCCGGGCTGCCGGAGCGGTTCCAGGGGCGGGCGTCCGGGCGGGTGCGCAGCTTCGCGCTGTACGGCGAGACGACCGGCGAGACCGACGAGTACGGGCTGCCGGTGCGGTACCCGTGGGCCAACGACTACCGCGGCAGCGCGACCGTGGTGTACGGGCACACGCCGGTGCCGTCGGCCGAATGGGTCAACAACACCATCTGTCTGGACACCGGTTGCGTGTTCGGCGGGCAGCTGACGGCGCTGCGCTACCCGGAGCGTGAGCTGGTTTCCGTTGCGGCACAGCAGGTCTGGTACGAGCCGGTCCGGCCGTTGGTGACCGAGGAACCGGTGCGGCCGCCCGAGGAGCTGGACCTGACCGACGTGATCGGCAAGCGCACCGTGCAGACCGGAGCCCATGGTCGACTGACCGTACGGGCCGAGAACGCGGCGGCGGCGATCGAGGTGATGAGCCGGTTCGCGATCGAGCCGGCCAAGCTGCTGTACCTGCCGCCGACCATGGCCCCGGTGGCGACGTCGACGCGGCCGGAGGTGTTGGAGCACCCGGAGGAGGCGTTTTCCGGCTACCTGCACGACGGCGTGGATCGTGTTGTGTGCGAAGAGAAGCACATGGGTTCACGGGCGGTCGTGCTGGTGTCGCGCGATGACGGCGCCGTGCACACCAGGACCGGCCGGTCGTTCTTCGACGAGGAGCTGACCGGGCAGCTGCTGGAGCGGATCCGCAGCGCGGTGGAGAAGTCCGCACTCTGGTCCACTTTGGACAGTGACTGGCTGCTGCTGGACTGTGAGCTGCTGCCGTGGAACGCCAAGGCCGGCAAGCTGATCCAGGAACAGTACGCGGCCGTCGGCGCGGCGGCGTCGTCGGCGTTGCCGGTGGCCGTCGACGCGCTGCGCGAGGCGTCGGGTCGTGGTGTGGACGTGACGGAGCTGTTGACACGTACGGAATCCCGAGCGGACAACGCCGTCGCCTACCGTGAGGCGTACGAGCGGTACTGCTGGCCGACCGAGGGCCTGAACGGAGTGCGGATCGCGCCGTTCCAGCTGCTCGCGTCGGAAGGCGCCACGTACCACGACCGGCCGCACTCCTGGCACCTTTCCGTCGCCGAGCAGCTGTCCGCCGCCGACCCGGAACTGTTTGCCACCACGGCAAATCTGACCGTGGACACGACGGACGCGGAGTCGGTGCGGGCCGGCGTGCGATGGTGGGAGGAGCTGACGGCAGCCGGCGGCGAGGGCATGGTCGTCAAGCCGCTGGCCAACATGATGCGCGGCCGGCGCGGGTTGGTGCAGCCGGGGCTGAAGGTGCGCGGGCGGGAGTACCTGCGGATCATCTACGGGCCCGACTACACCGAGCCGGGCAACATCGACCGGCTGCGGCAGCGCGGTCTCGCGGCCAAGCGGTCGCTGGCCGCCCGCGAGTACGCGCTGGGCCTCGAAGGCCTGGAGCGGCTGGCTCGCGGCGAGCCGCTGTGGCGCGTGCACGAATGCGTGTTCGCGGTGTTGGCGCTGGAGTCCGAGCCGGTGGATCCGAGGCTGTAG
- a CDS encoding 3' terminal RNA ribose 2'-O-methyltransferase Hen1 has protein sequence MLLTLTTTMPQATDLGFLLHKHPDKAQTFPVSAGAAHVFYPRATDAECTAALLLEVDPIALVRGDRGQGLFQYVNDRPYAASSMLAVALGTVFRTAMHGRCDAKPELPGQDIPLAVRLPVVPARGGAELVRRLFEPLGWTADIQQIEESRYVDLTLSGTLRLADALNHLYVLLPVLDDTKHYFVSRDEIDKLLRAGEGWLAGHPERELISRRYLAHQRGYVRSALERLGEVDEFEVDEAEPVERRESLAELRRGAVLAVLRQSGARRVVDLGCGPGALLRLLLKEPQFEEILGVDVSTSALRIAAARLNERDLRRVTLRQSALTYKDAELAGYDAAVLMEVVEHLDPPRLPAMERSVFAAARPRTVIVTTPNVEYNVRYEGLAAGAFRHPDHRFEWTRAQFSAWAQAVASQHGYRVQYLPVGEQDPELGPPTQMAVFTREEEPS, from the coding sequence GTGCTCCTGACCCTGACCACCACCATGCCGCAGGCCACTGACCTGGGCTTCCTCCTGCACAAGCACCCGGACAAGGCGCAGACGTTCCCCGTGTCCGCCGGTGCCGCGCACGTGTTCTACCCGCGCGCCACCGACGCGGAGTGCACCGCGGCGCTGCTGCTGGAGGTCGACCCCATCGCGCTGGTGCGGGGCGACCGGGGTCAAGGGCTGTTCCAGTACGTCAACGACCGGCCGTATGCCGCCAGTTCGATGCTGGCGGTGGCGCTCGGCACGGTGTTCCGCACGGCCATGCACGGCCGCTGCGACGCGAAGCCGGAGCTGCCGGGGCAGGACATTCCGCTGGCCGTGCGCCTCCCGGTGGTGCCGGCGCGCGGCGGCGCGGAGCTGGTGCGGCGGCTGTTCGAGCCGCTGGGCTGGACCGCGGATATTCAGCAGATCGAGGAATCCCGCTACGTCGACCTGACGCTCAGCGGCACCCTGCGGCTGGCCGACGCGCTCAACCACCTGTACGTGCTGCTGCCGGTGCTGGACGACACCAAGCACTACTTCGTGTCGCGCGACGAGATCGACAAGCTGCTGCGGGCCGGCGAGGGCTGGCTGGCCGGGCACCCGGAGCGAGAGCTGATCAGCCGGCGATACCTTGCGCACCAGCGTGGTTACGTCCGATCGGCGCTGGAGCGGCTGGGCGAGGTGGACGAGTTCGAGGTGGACGAAGCCGAACCGGTCGAACGTCGAGAGTCCCTCGCGGAGCTGCGCCGGGGCGCGGTGCTGGCCGTGCTGCGGCAGTCCGGGGCCCGGCGCGTGGTCGACCTCGGCTGCGGGCCGGGGGCGCTGCTGCGGCTGCTGCTCAAGGAGCCGCAGTTCGAGGAGATCCTCGGCGTCGACGTGTCCACGTCGGCGCTGCGCATCGCGGCCGCCCGGCTCAACGAGCGCGACCTGCGGCGCGTGACGCTGCGGCAGTCGGCGTTGACGTACAAGGACGCGGAGCTGGCCGGCTACGACGCGGCGGTGCTGATGGAGGTCGTCGAGCACCTCGATCCGCCGCGGCTGCCGGCGATGGAGCGGTCGGTGTTCGCCGCGGCCCGGCCGCGCACGGTGATCGTGACGACGCCCAACGTCGAGTACAACGTGCGGTACGAGGGCCTGGCGGCGGGCGCGTTCCGCCATCCGGACCACCGGTTCGAGTGGACTCGGGCGCAGTTCTCGGCGTGGGCGCAAGCCGTTGCGTCGCAGCATGGTTACCGCGTCCAGTACCTTCCCGTCGGAGAGCAGGACCCCGAGCTGGGTCCGCCGACGCAGATGGCCGTGTTCACACGGGAGGAGGAGCCGTCATGA
- a CDS encoding thioredoxin domain-containing protein, with product MANRLADSTSPYLLQHADNPVDWWPWSEEAFDEARRRDVPVLLSVGYAACHWCHVMAHESFEDDETAAIMNRNFVNIKVDREERPDVDAVYMAATQAMTGQGGWPMTCFLTPDGEPFYCGTYSPPEPRPGIPSFRQLMTAVVDAWTTRGDEVREAAGQIVAELAKNARPLPESTVDDEVLDGAVVSMLAEYDRAHGGFGRAPKFPPSMILEFLLRHHERTGSVQSLSLAEGTIEAMARGGMYDQLGGGFARYSVDAGWVVPHFEKMLYDNALLLRAYAHFARRTGSKPAERIAVETAEFLAGALRTEEGGFAAALDADTNGVEGLTYVWTPSELVEVLGSDDGVWAAEVFNVTAEGTFEEGASTLQYLQDVSDLDRLASVRERLLEARAGRPQPARDDKVVTAWNGLAIGALAEAGAALGQPAWIGLAATAASLLVRVHLVDGRLRRTSRDGVVGTAAGVLEDYGCLADGLLALHQATGAEEWLEVAVQLLDTALARFADPAEPGVFHDTADDAEKLVGRPADVSDNASPAGASSLAGALLTASALVGYDKASRYREAAEAAVTRAGLLVARAPRFAGHWLTVAEAIAQGPLQVAIATAHGDPRGESLRDVALAHAPGGAVVLAGAPDSVPLLADRPLIYDAPAAYVCRGYVCDRPVSSTDELLVALERR from the coding sequence ATGGCCAACCGCCTCGCTGACTCGACCAGCCCCTACCTGTTGCAGCACGCCGACAACCCGGTCGACTGGTGGCCGTGGTCGGAGGAGGCGTTCGACGAGGCCCGCCGCCGCGACGTGCCGGTGCTGCTGTCCGTCGGCTATGCGGCCTGCCACTGGTGTCACGTGATGGCGCACGAGTCCTTCGAGGACGACGAGACCGCGGCGATCATGAACCGCAACTTCGTCAACATCAAGGTGGACCGCGAGGAACGGCCGGATGTCGACGCGGTGTACATGGCGGCAACCCAGGCCATGACCGGCCAGGGCGGCTGGCCGATGACGTGTTTCCTGACGCCCGACGGCGAGCCGTTCTACTGCGGCACCTACTCGCCGCCCGAGCCGCGGCCGGGCATCCCGTCGTTCCGGCAGCTGATGACGGCCGTGGTCGATGCGTGGACCACCCGTGGCGACGAGGTCCGCGAGGCCGCCGGTCAGATCGTCGCCGAATTGGCGAAGAACGCCCGCCCGCTGCCGGAGTCCACTGTGGACGACGAGGTGCTGGACGGGGCCGTGGTGTCGATGCTGGCCGAGTACGACCGCGCGCACGGCGGATTCGGCCGGGCGCCGAAGTTCCCGCCGTCGATGATCCTGGAGTTCCTGCTGCGCCACCACGAGCGCACCGGCTCCGTGCAATCCCTGTCGCTGGCCGAGGGCACGATCGAGGCGATGGCCCGCGGCGGCATGTACGACCAGCTCGGCGGCGGCTTCGCCCGGTACAGCGTCGACGCCGGCTGGGTGGTGCCGCACTTCGAGAAGATGTTGTACGACAACGCTTTGCTGCTGCGGGCGTACGCACACTTCGCCCGGCGCACGGGGTCGAAGCCGGCCGAGCGGATCGCCGTCGAGACGGCCGAGTTCCTGGCCGGCGCGCTGCGGACCGAGGAGGGCGGCTTCGCCGCCGCACTGGACGCCGACACCAACGGCGTCGAGGGTCTGACCTACGTGTGGACGCCTTCGGAGCTTGTCGAGGTGCTCGGCTCCGACGATGGCGTCTGGGCCGCCGAGGTCTTCAATGTCACGGCGGAGGGCACCTTCGAGGAGGGTGCCTCGACCTTGCAGTACTTGCAGGACGTGTCGGATCTGGACCGGTTGGCCTCGGTGCGGGAACGGCTGCTGGAGGCGCGCGCCGGTCGTCCGCAGCCGGCCCGTGACGACAAGGTCGTCACGGCGTGGAACGGGCTGGCCATCGGGGCGCTGGCCGAAGCCGGTGCGGCGCTTGGGCAGCCGGCGTGGATCGGCCTGGCCGCCACGGCGGCGTCGCTGCTGGTGCGAGTGCACCTCGTGGACGGCCGGCTGCGGCGTACCTCCCGTGACGGCGTCGTCGGCACCGCGGCCGGCGTGCTGGAGGACTACGGCTGCCTGGCCGACGGGCTGCTGGCCCTGCACCAGGCGACCGGGGCCGAGGAGTGGCTCGAAGTCGCCGTGCAGCTGCTGGACACGGCGTTGGCGCGGTTCGCCGATCCGGCCGAGCCGGGCGTCTTCCACGACACCGCCGACGACGCCGAGAAGTTGGTCGGCCGGCCGGCCGACGTCAGCGACAACGCCAGCCCGGCGGGCGCGTCGTCCCTGGCCGGCGCCTTGCTGACGGCGTCCGCGCTCGTCGGCTACGACAAGGCGTCGCGCTACCGGGAGGCCGCCGAGGCCGCCGTCACCCGAGCCGGCCTGCTCGTGGCCCGCGCGCCGCGGTTCGCCGGGCACTGGCTGACCGTCGCCGAGGCCATTGCCCAGGGGCCGCTCCAGGTGGCCATCGCCACGGCTCACGGCGACCCTCGCGGGGAGTCGCTGCGAGACGTCGCGCTGGCCCACGCCCCCGGCGGCGCGGTCGTGTTGGCCGGCGCGCCCGACTCCGTACCCCTGCTGGCCGACCGGCCCCTCATCTACGACGCCCCCGCGGCTTACGTCTGCCGCGGCTACGTCTGCGACCGGCCGGTGAGCTCCACCGACGAGCTCCTCGTAGCCCTCGAACGCCGTTAA
- the trhA gene encoding PAQR family membrane homeostasis protein TrhA — protein MRGWLHFWSFIASLATGVTLVSVAAGTVGATAAIATAVYGLTILGLFGVSALYHRRNWLSVKARTVMKRLDHSMIFVFIAGTYTPFAVLALPGSTGTIVLAVVWGGALAGVALKMAWPHAPRWLGVPIYIALGWVAVFVLPDLLHHAGIASLVLLLVGGALYTAGAVFYATKWPDPWPKVFGYHEFFHAATVLAALCHYIAIWFALYP, from the coding sequence ATGCGGGGCTGGCTGCACTTCTGGTCGTTCATCGCCTCACTGGCCACCGGCGTGACCCTGGTTTCGGTCGCCGCGGGCACGGTGGGGGCGACGGCGGCGATCGCCACGGCCGTGTACGGCCTGACGATTCTCGGCCTGTTCGGCGTGAGCGCGCTCTATCACCGGCGGAACTGGCTCAGCGTCAAGGCCAGGACCGTGATGAAGCGGCTCGACCACTCGATGATCTTCGTGTTCATCGCCGGCACGTACACGCCGTTCGCGGTGCTGGCGCTGCCCGGCAGCACCGGCACGATCGTGCTGGCCGTGGTGTGGGGCGGTGCGCTGGCCGGTGTGGCGCTGAAGATGGCGTGGCCGCACGCGCCGCGGTGGCTCGGCGTGCCGATCTACATCGCGCTGGGCTGGGTCGCGGTGTTCGTGCTGCCGGATCTGTTGCACCACGCGGGAATCGCGTCCCTGGTGCTGCTGCTGGTCGGCGGCGCGCTGTACACCGCCGGCGCCGTCTTCTACGCGACGAAGTGGCCGGACCCGTGGCCGAAGGTGTTCGGGTACCACGAGTTCTTCCACGCGGCCACGGTGTTGGCCGCGCTGTGCCACTACATCGCCATCTGGTTCGCGCTCTACCCGTGA